Proteins co-encoded in one Arachis stenosperma cultivar V10309 chromosome 7, arast.V10309.gnm1.PFL2, whole genome shotgun sequence genomic window:
- the LOC130939527 gene encoding histidine kinase CKI1-like, whose protein sequence is MESSSTNFSRFFSSSLNASSVSFMDIKAKVAPLLFQAFERVPHLEQISYIVMEGLSFSYYRDHLQILAIFSNSSSSSTLYYIQHVNQDNGEPYGEPTKYNFSSINTSWISEALQFSYSYALFSNASSLRTNWSIIVDSGHNPLFLNSARVTRTSVISLGFSETTVTDFLRAQNNDLHQSSMSMSWATKDGRATVQGIRNTRLVISNDTVLLQLLDQNGNPKGVGDTAIPCNNERFGSSLNIQNTEYLIHCSTIDIMGIESVYVVAIRKNELLSFDQHYKKKGLTLLIVMIFMILIALLSFLSMNGRNAKREIRLRASLLKQMEATQQAERKNMNKSLAFAAANHDVRASLAGLTALVDMSFDFVQNASELDTNLKLMKGCTQDLLGLLNSILDTSKIEAGKIQLEEEEFDVSILLEDIVDLYHPMASKKGVDLILDPCDGSIIRYSRVKGDRGRLKQVLCNLLSNAVKFTDEGHIVVRARAQKPSLHNSLMAGNSEKHGFMGRLSCLCFKKISSDEVEGTSNSTQADPYCVMDFIFEVDDTGKGIPKEKYKSVFENYVQVKETSLGVGGTGLGLGIVQSLVRLMHGDIEISEKDVGEKGTCFKFNVILNVYERITNAASTKEEEEGVDERNQTQAPLPTLQSCSSGSSICSLSPRFRIRSSSPKPEPSRVIMLIADEYRRKATEKFMEGLGIKVAAAKRLEDLFDVLKKMKQKCLYSSSHSSGSQGSEYLSASSHSRSSRVRVALSSMDGKTDIGAASNGFILIVVETDAGPLLELCKIVSNFKRGLCNPCQVVWLDKKILFKNLDKDTLDPKDMVLSKPFHGSRLFQVIKLLPEFGGSKLNTQESFVDQSSVGSKEIQECEDTEKPLSGKRILVVDDTPLMRMIALRSLIKLGAIIEQCENGEAAVHLVGDGLIKDFPNPPYDYILMDCQMPVMDGFEATRKIRKIEKRYGNIRIPIIALTADSDKMTIDAGMDFHLVKPIDRNKFLEAIRDINAKKRSI, encoded by the exons ATGGAGTCATCCTCAACtaatttttcaagatttttcAGCTCTTCCCTCAATGCTTCTAGTGTCTCTTTCATGGATATTAAAGCTAAG GTGGCTCCGTTATTATTTCAAGCATTTGAGAGGGTTCCTCACTTAGAGCAAATTTCATACATAGTCATGGAAGGTCTCTCCTTTTCATATTATAGAGATCATCTTCAAATTTTGGCAATCTTCTCCAACTCATCATCTTCATCTACTCTATATTATATCCAACATGTAAATCAAGATAATGGAGAACCCTATGGTGAACCTACAAAATACAATTTTTCGTCTATTAACACAAGTTGGATTTCTGAAGCTCTTCAATTTTCTTATTCATATGCATTATTCAGCAATGCCTCATCATTGCGAACCAATTGGAGCATTATTGTTGATAGTGGCCATAACCCTTTGTTTCTCAACTCCGCAAGAGTCACAAGAACAAGTGTGATCTCTCTAGGGTTCTCGGAAACAACAGTAACTGATTTTCTCAGGGCTCAAAACAATGATCTTCATCAAAGTTCAATGAGCATGTCTTGGGCTACAAAAGATGGAAGGGCTACTGTACAAGGGATCCGAAATACTCGTTTGGTGATTTCTAATGATACAGTTTTGCTTCAATTATTGGACCAAAATGGAAACCCTAAAGGTGTTGGAGACACTGCTATACCATGCAACAATGAAAGATTTGGATCTAGTTTGAATATTCAGAATACGGAATATTTGATTCACTGCAGCACAATTGATATCATGGGAATAGAATCG GTATATGTTGTGGCTATTCGAAAGAATGAATTACTTAGCTTTGACCAGCATTATAAGAAAAAAGGGTTGACTCTGTTGATTGTAATGATATTCATGATATTGATTGCTCTCCTAAGCTTTCTAAGCATGAATGGAAGAAATGCGAAGCGAGAAATACGATTGCGTGCCTCACTCTTGAAACAAATGGAAGCCACCCAACAAGCTGAGAGAAAGAACATGAATAAAAGCCTTGCATTTGCTGCTGCCAATCATGATGTTAGGGCTTCTCTTGCGGGCCTTACTGCTTTGGTAGACATGTCCTTTGACTTTGTTCAAAATGCGTCTGAATTGGACACCAACTTAAAACTAATGAAAGGTTGCACCCAAGACTTACTAG GGCTGCTGAATTCTATACTTGACACAAGCAAAATTGAGGCAGGAAAGATACAGCTTGAGGAAGAGGAATTTGATGTATCAATTCTGTTGGAAGATATAGTTGACTTATACCACCCTATGGCTTCAAAGAAAGGTGTGGATCTAATCTTGGACCCTTGTGATGGTTCTATTATTAGATACTCACGTGTCAAAGGAGACAGAGGAAGACTCAAACAAGTTTTGTGTAATCTTTTGAGCAATGCTGTTAAGTTTACTGATGAGGGGCACATAGTGGTTAGGGCAAGAGCTCAAAAGCCAAGCTTGCACAATTCATTAATGGCTGGTAATAGTGAAAAACATGGATTCATGGGACGTTTATCATGCTTATGTTTCAAGAAAATTAGCAGTGATGAAGTTGAAGGCACGAGTAATTCAACACAAGCAGATCCATATTGCGTAATGGATTTTATATTTGAAGTGGATGATACGGGAAAAGGAATCCCCAAAGAGAAGTACAAGTCTGTGTTTGAGAACTATGTCCAAGTCAAAGAAACTTCCCTTGGAGTTGGAGGAACTGGCTTGGGACTTGGGATTGTGCAATCACTG gtGCGTTTAATGCATGGAGACATTGAAATTTCAGAGAAGGACGTGGGAGAAAAGGGAACATGCTTCAAGTTCAATGTTATCCTTAATGTATACGAGAGAATCACGAATGCTGCTAgcacaaaagaagaagaagaaggtgttGATGAAAGAAACCAAACTCAGGCGCCATTACCAACCCTTCAAAGCTGTAGCTCTGGTTCAAGCATTTGTTCCCTTAGTCCAAGATTCCGAATCCGCAGCTCCAGTCCCAAGCCAGAGCCTTCTCGTGTCATTATGCTAATCGCCGACGAGTATCGCCGGAAGGCCACAGAGAAGTTCATGGAGGGCTTAGGGATCAAAGTTGCCGCCGCGAAACGGTTGGAGGATCTATTTGATGTCCTGAAGAAGATGAAACAAAAGTGCCTGTATTCAAGCAGCCACAGTAGTGGTTCTCAAGGATCAGAGTATTTGAGTGCGAGCTCTCACTCCCGTTCCAGCAGAGTTAGAGTTGCATTGAGTTCTATGGATGGAAAGACGGATATTGGAGCAGCATCTAATGGCTTTATCCTTATTGTGGTTGAGACAGATGCAGGGCCACTTTTGGAGCTGTGTAAGATAGTTTCTAACTTCAAAAGAGGGCTTTGTAACCCTTGTCAAGTTGTTTGGTTAGATAAGAAGATTCTCTTTAAGAATCTTGATAAGGACACGCTTGATCCCAAAGACATGGTTCTATCGAAACCGTTTCACGGTAGCCGTTTGTTCCAGGTTATAAAGCTTCTTCCCGAGTTCGGTGGATCCAAATTGAACACTCAGGAATCCTTTGTGGATCAATCTTCTGTTGGGTCCAAAGAAATACAAGAATGTGAGGATACAGAAAAGCCGTTGAGTGGTAAGAGAATTTTGGTGGTTGATGATACTCCATTGATGCGCATGATTGCTTTGCGTAGTTTGATCAAGCTTGGAGCGATTATAGAGCAGTGTGAGAATGGAGAAGCAGCTGTGCATCTAGTTGGTGATGGTTTAATCAAGGATTTTCCTAATCCCCCTTACGATTACATCTTAATGGATTGCCAG ATGCCAGTAATGGACGGGTTCGAGGCAACAAGGAAAATAAGAAAGATAGAGAAGAGGTATGGTAATATTCGCATTCCTATAATTGCATTAACAGCTGACAGTGACAAAATGACCATAGATGCTGGAATGGACTTTCACTTGGTAAAGCCTATCGACAGAAACAAATTTCTTGAAGCCATTCGAGACATCAATGCTAAAAAGCGCTCCATTTAA